Within the Mixophyes fleayi isolate aMixFle1 chromosome 5, aMixFle1.hap1, whole genome shotgun sequence genome, the region TACCATATCCCCCATATCACAATATCCACTTAAAATACAGGCTAGTCCATGACTGGATTCTTGGTGAGTAGTCATCAGAATCATGTAATCATGTATTACAGCCCCAGAAACGTACTACTGATCAGTATACAGTATTATTATCCTCCAGCAACAATTACAGTCAATTAATTGCAGGCCTGATCAGTTTTATGTTCAAAGTAAACTTGTAGCATTCTTCTCCTATagtccattattttatttttattgtcatcaTCTTTTTGTCCGTCTACTGAATGAAGAACAGAGTAAACACTTCCCTGCAAACTCACACAATAGCAGTTCATGTCAAGATTCCCACAGTCCCTTCCATGAGGATCAGGATTGGCATACCCTGGCAGACTTAGAGCTGGCCTTCTCAAATGATTTTCTGAAGTTAAAGGGTGCGGTCTATATATCACTGCAGGTGGCAACGATCTTGTTCCTCTATCCCCATTTTTGTCAGGTTCTATTTCACTGCTACATGGTTTTCTGCAAGCACCTATCGTCATCAACAACACGGGGATAAATAGCAGCCCATGAAGTGTCCCAAATGCAATGACCAGGAGCATGATCTTAAAAAAGGTTCTGAAAATGAAGCTTTCCGTGGCAGAAAGTGCAGCTATCCCTAAGATTGTCGACAGAGCCCCCTGTACAATGGGGTAACCTAGCACATGCAAAGCATCAATCACTCTCTCTTTTGCATTTTTCTTCCTATTAGAAACACATGCATATAAAATATGAGCGGAAAAATCAACCGAAAACCCAATACAGATAACAAGATTGATCATTGATATGGAATCTAAATTAATTGTCCAGAAGGACATGAAGCCGATGACACCGGCAATAATTGACGCAATAGCAAATGTCACCCATAAGGAGCACAGAGGATCTGGTATGAACAAAACCAAAATTACCAGCATGACCACAGTTGCGACAACAATATTTtgaattgtattttgtattattactACATACTGATCCAAGTAAATGAATAATGGGTGATATACAATTATGTCAATATTACAAGTAGCTGTTATACCTCGTAAGTGGTTTAACATATTTTTTCCATCATTGATGTTGAGTATATCAATGGCCTGAATGAAAAACCTGGATGTTTTAATTTCCTTTTCATCTGATTTGACATCCTGTTTAAAATCGGAAAAATGTGTGTAGAGTCTATTTAAATTGTTCATGAAATTTTCCTTAGTGGTTACGTTCAGATTTTCTACCTTAGCAATTTTATCATATGTTCTCAACCAGGATGCAGAGTATTCTTTGGCGATATAGGGACTCTTTTCTAACTCTCTCATGCAAGTTTCAATGTCCTCCTGGGTCTTTATCTCCCAGTAATCTGTTTCATTAGTAACAACCACCATAACCCTTGGGCCATACTTTGAAAAATATAAAGCTTCGATATTGTAGAAGTGAGTCAAGGAAGAATTAGCATTAGCCAGATTTCGAATATCAATTCCGTATTGTATCTGCACACATCCATAAATACTAGCGGACAGATATACCAGGTATAAAGCAAATGCAGATAACTTTACCCAAGGATTTGTAAGAAGTGGACCATAGTACTTATAAAAGAATACAGTGATAGGGTGCTCAGTCTCTGTATCACGTGATGTATCAAACGATCCCCCAGCGCAACATGCATTATACAACGAGCACCGTTTATTTTTCTTCTTGTCATTCAATTTCATACAAATTAACCAATGTCTGTTGTCATTCTCATGTTTCCCATTCAATGCCAGTACAGCACCGAAGAAAGTTATGCAGTAGATGTAGCAGAAGGCAAGAGCGGTTCCTGTATAAATACAGAATGATTGTACAGAGGGGAAATGGGTCATTATGCCAATGTAGAATGCAAGCACATCCGTGAGAGTGGTGATAGTGATGGAAACTGCTGCCTCTTGGTATGTATGAGCCATTCTTTCTTCAACGGTACTTGTTACTTTTGTTTGCTTCCAACAGGAGATTATAATGAACATGTTGTCCACCCCAACTCCTGTACCAAAACAAAATCAAGATTGAAAAATGTCAGACACTACACAGATGCAGTCAACAtagaacctgattcattaaggaaagttaagcaaaagtaagcaagtaagacaaaaccatgttgcattggagagggagataaatttaaaatgttatggcagatttatagttggggtagggcatgtcctagatgaactttacatttcagtgtacaaatatgctatcaagtatttgtgcgctacataaaaaaacacagcatttcattatgtgcaaaataattaacttgtttgcaccccttgcattgcaacatggttttgtccagaaaacttgagtaagaaaacttactaaatattttgcttaacttaccttaatgaatcgggcccattatcCCTAAAGGATAACTTAAACCACACCACTTACAGCCTCATGCAACCAGTCCTATCCCAAGGAAATATGTTGTATCTTGCACCATCATACCCTAATTCCACGTAGGTATACAGTTTTCACAACCTGTTCAGGGGTAAGTCTAGAATTTTCTTtttcggggggggagggggagatagTTACGATTCAGATACCTGTATTAATCCTGATTAGCACAGGCAGaccagaggcgtggagtctaacggattccccggtgttcaccaagaactgctgcaaggcgggatgggcttagctgccaggaatctgcaggtcgcggccctcaggatTGCCTCAGAATGTAACACTGGATCTGAATACTTGAGAAAGTCCCTACAGAACAGCAGATCCGGAAAGATGCAGTGAATGTatcagagtagtcagacacgctgGGTACTGGTACACGGAGACCAggtagagagtagtcagacacgccagAAACTGGTACACTAGCATCAGGCCAAGAGTAGTCAGATACGCTGGGAACTGGTACATGCAGATCAGGTAGAGAGTAATCAGACAAATgaggaactggtacactggaatcaggccaagagtagtcagacacgctgGGAActgacttggtcagacaggcgattACTGGTACACGGTTCAGGCAGCGAAGTACTCAAAGATGTTCCACAGACTCGGTCAGACAGGCGATACTGGTACACGGTGATCCAAGGGTATAGGTAGCGGCTAGGTAGCGAGTGAGGAGAACTGGAAGTCAGAAGCAAAGCAAACGAGTTGCACTGACACCTAGCACGTGTCAGTGAaggtttaaataggaagcagtTCGAAACTCCCGCCCTGGAGACCCGATCATGTGATCACATCAAGAGCCGATCACAACACTACAGACAGATGCTGGAATGAGTGACAGGTTAGTATCCAATCAGTGCGATTCGAGCCTGGCTGCAGAGACGTGCCGAGAGAGGTACAGAGAGATTATATGGAGGCATAAACAGTGAGTTTTGTTTTAGAGATATATTGATTAATCCCGACTCCTTCCCCTCTCCAGTCCCAACTCCTTTCCCAATCCAGTCACGACTCTTATATTCCCTATGACCTacaacactatgggctagatttactaagctgcggatttgaaaaagtggggatgttgcctatagcaaccagtcagattctagctttcatttatttagtgctttctacaaaatgacagctagaatctgattggttgctataggcaacatccccactttttcaaacccgcaacttagtaaatctagccatatgTGTGACACAAATGAAAGTGTTTTAGGGTATAAGTCAGGTTTGTTCtttcctttcatcacactgtcccctcttaccacactatgtccccttcatcacactataccccttcatcacactgtccccccttcatcacactaggTCTCGTTCATCACACTACTATACCCTTTCATCACATTGTCCCCTATTATCAcacagttccctcttcatcacactgttccccttcatcacactgttcttccttcatcacactgctgcccacttcatcacactgtggcccttcatcacacagtttcccttcatcacactttgcccctttatcacactattaccccttcatcacagtgacccccttcatcacactgtgccctcttatcacactgatacccttcatcacactgttccttcttatcactctgtgcctcttcaacATACtgctcccctttatcacactgctgccccttatcacactgtgcccccttcatcacactgttccgtTTCATCTcacttcccccttcatcacactgtgtcatcgtcatcacactttgccccttcatcacactgggacCTCTTATCACATTGCCCCCCTTCATAACAcagtcccccttcatcacactgtgccctcttataacactgtactcccttcatcacGCTGTACCCCTTTTATCATGCTgtacccctttcatcacactgtgcccccttcttcacattgtgcctccttcattgcactgtgccccttcatcacactgtgcattctTACCAAACTTTggtccttatcacactgtgcccttttatcactttgtgccccttcatcacactgctccccttcatcatactatgccatcttcatcacactatgccccttcatcacactgggcctcttcatcacactgcaccctttcatcacactatgccattttcatcacactgtgccccttcatcacactgggcccctttCATTACACTGggccctctcctcacactgtgcccccttcatcacaccatacacccttcatcacactgtaccccttcatcacactgggccccttgatcacactgcaccctttcatcacactatgccatcttcatcacactgtgccccttcatcacaccggGCCCCTTTCATCACATTGGGCCCtcttctcacactgtgcccccttcatcacaccatactcccttcatcacactgtacccctttcaTCATGCTgtacccctttcatcacactgtgcccccttcttcacattgtgcccccttcattgcactgtgccccttcataacacTGCGCATTCTTGCCACACTTTGgtccttttcacactgtgcccctttttaCACTTTGCCCTCTTATCACAtagtgccccttatcacactgtgcccttttatCACACTAGGCACAAAGTGataaaagggcacagtgtgataaggggcacagtgtgcccCTTATCGCACTGTGCCCTTTTAtcactttgtgccccttcatcacactgcccctcttcatcacactatgccatcttcatcacactatgccccttcatcacactgggcccctttatcacactatgccatcttcatcacactatgccatcttcatcacactgtgccccttcatcacactgggcccttttcatcacactgggccctcttctcaaactgtgcccccttcatcacaccgtacacccttcatcacactgtaccccttcatcacactgttccccttttaACACTAGGTCCCATTTCACACCTTGACCCTCACCACACTGCtgttcattatcacactgtgccccttataaCTCTGTGCACATTTTAACACTGTGCCTCttttaacactgtgccccttttaacactgtgcccttcatcacactgcttccccttatcacactgtaaccccttatcacactgtgccccttttaacactgtgccccttttaaCACTGTGCCCAttttaacactgtgccccttttagCACTGTGCCCCTTTTAGCACTgtgtccttcatcacactgctgccccttatcacactgtgccgattttcacactgtatcctttatcacactgtgccccttttcaaACTACACCCCTTATCACACTGAGTCCCTTTATCACTCTATTCTTTGCTTACCTTCCTTTGACCttcatttcttctgtcttctttactGTTAGCTGTTCCTCTCagcacagctcctcactgacagtgtcgggacaTCATGCATGACAGTCAGTTAGGAGGAGGGTGTGAAGGGCACTGTCCCATTGCACTGGTGGCGGTAGTGTACTGGGGGGCAATTGCCCCAATCACTCCACCCTGCATCCGCCCCTGGAACCGTTTCAGTTTTCTGACTTAACTATCAGTTATATTGCTTTGAGATAATGCTGGTTGCATCACTACACATACAATagacataaaacaaatatagtgtTGTGTCTAATTTTGCAATATAATAATGATAGTGTGCATGTTGTTAAGATTTTTGCAACTACAGTCATCAAAAGGACAATTTTGTACATTTCTGAGAGGCCAGAGTCTAGAGTCTGAGAACCTTATTGTGTTAAACCTTCAGCTCTTGAACATCAGGTGTGACCTCAGATTTAATGAATGTGGGGAAAGGCAAATAGATAGTGAATCAGATTCTTGGAAAATACACAGCAACAGGTGATCAGTGTGCTGCTCTTGTGTGACCTGTCCGCTTGTGTGATTACATTAGTGAggacatgtgacaggggcagtgccaTAATGTGAGAAGGGATAGAGGCAAGCAGAAAACTACAGATGCAAAATGTGAGTAACTTTAAAAAAAGAGTACAAAAAATTAGTGTATTTTAcgcccatatgcagagctgtatGCATCTTGAGATATATTcgcctctgcatcagcagcatatgtacCTGGTTAATGATAAGCCATGATCATCAGCATGTGTTTGTGCatgccctatagcaggtgcaaaaataCATCTCCTAACAGGCATATAAGTGTGTTTCTGCAGGTATGCATTAGTCGCATTTGCGTGAACAAGTCTTTTGTGTACCCAGCCGGcgtttgtacacctcttctccagggccgtctctcccattccgatgggctttgtctttaataaaactggtgtcaggatgagagcataaatctgatatgatgaaatagaacattgaatgtcaggacccaaataaaatattgcattgatacataggaGTGAACCTGATTTTctactcagataaatgtttgatcaactgtttttaaaaaggaaacaattagcccagtaggaggtaattagttTGAGCAAAtccttttgtgaggagacctgcttaagatatgcagatcacagacatccattgtgttTGATCCTGTATTCCTCGTCCTAATTGACTTCCATTCAATAGGTAGTGTACACACCATAGAACCattaggtgtaaattagagagagagccatatgcctaggtgagaatcttgcagCCAAGGAAAGCATGTGAAGGCCTATacaagtatatagaaatatgaacttcaaagaagatgtcttcaaatttcatattttgggaaatatgTGTTGCAcaccatactgaggagcagaaatcacaccagggttgtgaatgacaggtactggcggtatccgggaacagctataatcacatatctttggaaaagatatgtcacattgtcataattccatcatgtttggtatttatatGTGGAGATGaagaccggtttattgaagggggagttatatCTCTGGGATatgtctgtgaagaattacccaaaggtcaagACTTTGGAAATATTTGTGGGCAAACtttagtgacacccaggggacatccctgcccccctattagcatttacCCTGCCCCTGTAAAGACCGTcccatttgattttgcttaaaaaacatgTGTTGAGAAGGGGCaggtgtcagactttttgggaaatcaattcacattgataagctgtcgatcttccaagccaaatttcccttggccagaaaacaattcatgtaagtgctaatctgaatgtaaccccttttattttaaactgttttgcttgtgtatgttttatatcagttgtttattaataattttttctttatatctcaatgccctgtacttttgtatattaaatctataatttaatattttgcgtccttgatactctaacgaatccattagcctgttagaagaaatagctcgaccaagttacccagtgtgtgatttgttgatacatttaattaacaagcttagtgtatgcttgcatttacatttgtgtaacagtctgaaggtgtgaagagttaaccctgtgcttgctggtgtgggtcttgctagtctgtggatagctagaagccttgtgtgccagtgtgggacagtatattggggtcctattgtccgtactcaataggtggtggcaaacctgaggTGTATCGGGGTGTGAGCGCAGTTTGGTgacgattcagtaggtctataacctgtgtgataggtggagagagactgcgggctggaatcgtgtgcaacctcatatagaaaacaccccaaagtcacggcagctgggagcgtgttcgtgacaagtggcattttaaaaaattacttcaAAGCGCCAGGAATCATCAGTTCTACGTAACCAccacatagtaaatatactccctagtgTTTTCAGCATGAGTCTGGTTTTTACTAGGGGGTGGGGGACGTGGAGTACATGTTTTTTTCACTTACCAAGGATAAGAAATGGTGCATTTGCAACTGTCCTGGCAAATGGTACTCCACACAGCAAGAGCAGCCCGAAGCTGGCCATTATGGCTAATCCAGGTGATAGGACTCCAAATGTGGTCACCCAAATTTTATTTCTCACATTGTCCAAGCTGAAATAGATGAGATCAGTTTTTTTATGAAATGACCACAATACAGATGTATTGCATCCCACACAAGAAAATTCACATTGATGATATTTTGAATGCTACATTTAGCGAAAATTATACCTGACCTTGGCCCTGTGGTATAAAGCTGCTGAATCTGAAGagaattgttaaaaaataaatgataaaaaataaacatttgtactGGCCCTGCTTTAATAGGACCATCATTGCTAGTAAATGTAGGTTATATTCCTATTTTGCTGAACGTgacatgtgttttatttttttcatgcaatAAAGGCACATTAAATTCACATTGATGTAAATAAGCCCTTAATAAGCCCTTAAGGTACATGTTTGAATGTAGGATCTGGTTGCACAAAGCTGCATTAGCATCCAGATAGCTTTCACATGGGCTGCTGTATCTCTAGCAGCACAATTTAATCCTTCCCATAATAGTTTCATTTTAGTTTGCCATTATTCATAGATGGTTATCAGTTTCATATTTGAATCCAATGTTAAACTTTGCACttgttgtaacttttttttttatacccaaGTCTTCGGACAGTGCCATGGAACATTTTTCAAAttgtttttgaaatgtttttaatgcatttacccaacttttttttaacatatttaaactTATGTGTGAACATCAGTATAGCTAAAATATACAGTTGCATCTTCTACACTTGATACTTtatactatggggtatatttactaaactgcgggtttgaaaacgtagggatgttgcctataacaaccaatcagattttagttttcaattatttagtatattctacaaaatgacatctagactctgattggttgctataggcaacatctccacctttttcaagtttagtaaatatacccctatgtgtgtgtgtgcaatataGATGCAAGTACAAATTACATAAGTTTGGTTATGAGGGGTGAGAACCCAGTAGCCTCGCTGAACTCAACCCAAGTTTAGTTTTTTTTGGGATATTGAAGTAGCTTTGAAATATAAAAAAGGGCATAGTCACGGcaaaaacagaaatattttatttaagtcaataaggggcatatttattaaattctctgaaaactgttttttttcttcttcaagtTTTAAGGCCACTTATTATTAGAGCATGGAAGCAGATATCCGAGCTTCTTCAATCACAAATACAGtccccataggtgtctatggTGACTACGATTTTACCCGAAATTTGGAACTAGAACTCAATAGCTACCGCCATAGCCGTTATATCCTATGGGGAGATCATCACAGGAGagagatcttcggatccctcactatCAGATTTTGTGATCACCCCCCTTCGCAAATTCAGCCAGGCCTTAAGAATCTGTTAATGTGATCATGATTGCTGTTGGAGCAGCAACCCCAGCTAATTAAATTGCAAggttaattaatttcttatcataAGAAATGATAATAAACATGAGCAAGTTTACAATTGGTCATAAAGAGACCCCTTAGACTGAGAGGAACTCCCCAATTTAAAGTCTTAGATTAATTTCAGGCTCAACTTTTTTCATCTACCACTAGAATGTCAAATATTCTTTAGTGAGTGCTCTCATTTTCC harbors:
- the LOC142157976 gene encoding patched domain-containing protein 3-like, which produces MNGCHADCLEKPLSMGFRKLGKLVARNPWCFVSIPVILSVGLGLGLYFLEQRQINNLEELFTPEGGIAKGQRDFIKMHFPINDSGQFSVQRLYTVGTFASLIIVSTSQNFLNVSIFKELQKLDTAVKNLTSKSSFSFNHLCAQVNGPTCLPPNPLLTLMQNSTEDTIITYPMLHNGVFVGLYFGGIIVSPDNNLLKVRALRYLYYLRDDNDKIHHNSLEWLEHFMKSIPHQIEKLQLKSIKVYHSTSISLQKEFEGSTETVIPLFSITYIVTILFSIISCASLDNVRNKIWVTTFGVLSPGLAIMASFGLLLLCGVPFARTVANAPFLILGVGVDNMFIIISCWKQTKVTSTVEERMAHTYQEAAVSITITTLTDVLAFYIGIMTHFPSVQSFCIYTGTALAFCYIYCITFFGAVLALNGKHENDNRHWLICMKLNDKKKNKRCSLYNACCAGGSFDTSRDTETEHPITVFFYKYYGPLLTNPWVKLSAFALYLVYLSASIYGCVQIQYGIDIRNLANANSSLTHFYNIEALYFSKYGPRVMVVVTNETDYWEIKTQEDIETCMRELEKSPYIAKEYSASWLRTYDKIAKVENLNVTTKENFMNNLNRLYTHFSDFKQDVKSDEKEIKTSRFFIQAIDILNINDGKNMLNHLRGITATCNIDIIVYHPLFIYLDQYVVIIQNTIQNIVVATVVMLVILVLFIPDPLCSLWVTFAIASIIAGVIGFMSFWTINLDSISMINLVICIGFSVDFSAHILYACVSNRKKNAKERVIDALHVLGYPIVQGALSTILGIAALSATESFIFRTFFKIMLLVIAFGTLHGLLFIPVLLMTIGACRKPCSSEIEPDKNGDRGTRSLPPAVIYRPHPLTSENHLRRPALSLPGYANPDPHGRDCGNLDMNCYCVSLQGSVYSVLHSVDGQKDDDNKNKIMDYRRRMLQVYFEHKTDQACN